In a single window of the Methanobacterium alcaliphilum genome:
- a CDS encoding tautomerase family protein, giving the protein MCPLVKIEILEGKSNEYKKAILDAVHVSLVESFKIPDYDRFQRIYELNKDCFEIPSTKSDQAILIELTIFPGRSLQAKKSLYKNIVNKLTENPGIDGNDITIILKEPPMENWGIRGGKAASEVDIGFNIKV; this is encoded by the coding sequence ATGTGCCCACTAGTGAAAATAGAAATCCTAGAAGGAAAATCAAACGAATATAAAAAGGCCATACTGGATGCAGTTCATGTTTCTTTAGTAGAATCTTTTAAAATACCGGATTACGATAGATTTCAGCGAATTTACGAGTTAAATAAAGATTGTTTTGAAATTCCCTCTACAAAATCGGATCAAGCTATTTTAATAGAACTCACCATATTCCCCGGCAGATCTTTACAAGCCAAAAAATCACTTTATAAAAATATTGTGAACAAATTAACAGAAAATCCCGGAATTGATGGAAACGATATCACAATTATCCTTAAAGAACCCCCTATGGAAAATTGGGGTATTCGCGGAGGTAAAGCAGCTAGCGAAGTAGATATTGGTTTCAATATCAAAGTATGA
- a CDS encoding SRPBCC family protein, which produces MIKQQYSKSINAPREKVWHIMLDRDTYEIWTEPFSPGSTFEGDWSEGSKIVFMSPDENGKIFGMLSLIKENRPYEFISIENRGLVKEGKEITTGEEAEKYVGSLENYTFKDIGNKTKLIVDLTGPGEIDEDMKQYFNDIWQKALEKLKEIAEE; this is translated from the coding sequence ATGATAAAACAACAGTACTCAAAAAGTATTAATGCACCAAGAGAAAAGGTTTGGCACATAATGCTTGACAGGGATACTTACGAAATCTGGACAGAACCATTTTCACCAGGTTCGACATTTGAAGGGGACTGGAGTGAAGGGAGTAAAATAGTTTTCATGTCACCAGACGAGAATGGCAAGATTTTTGGAATGTTAAGTCTCATAAAAGAAAACAGACCATATGAATTTATTTCTATTGAAAACCGAGGCCTAGTGAAAGAAGGAAAAGAAATCACTACCGGTGAAGAAGCTGAAAAATATGTTGGATCACTTGAAAATTACACCTTTAAAGATATAGGCAATAAAACTAAATTAATAGTGGATTTAACTGGACCCGGAGAAATAGACGAAGATATGAAACAATATTTTAACGATATCTGGCAAAAAGCTCTGGAAAAGTTGAAAGAAATTGCAGAAGAATAG